CGAGCATAGTTCAAGAAAGAAATCCATGAAATTTGTTGAGATACTCTCACCCAAAAAAATGATAATTCTATTCTGGATCTTTATTTTTTGCTcttactgtatgtatatttttgctCATGTTTACTGCAAACCAAgatagagaaataaataaatgtcatttaagGGAACTCAGACTCAAACTTCATTTTTGCTCTTTCTTTTAGTTTGGTGTCACCATAGGATGAGAGAAGGGATTCATTGTTCATGGGCAGACAGTGAGATTAAAGTGGAGTGCCCATAAAGCCAATATAGATCATTTCATGGTGGATAATAATGAACCAAAACGGAATCAAATGCAGTGCCGCCTTTGAGGGGGACACAAAAAGAAGCCAGAGTCAAAAGTAGCATCTGGTGGATATAATCTGTAATCTCATTCACTGTAATCCTCACAGGCCACACAGACACCGGTGGACACCAGTAGTCACCAGTGCACACATACTGGTAACAAgtgaaaggtaaaaaaaatacaaaaaagggTAGAGGTTCGTCTTCCCGTGTGACATGAGGGTCTTATGTTCTCATGTGTGAAGTGAATTtgtgcagtttattttctcaaaaagTGTCAGAGGAAGTTCACTTGTAGCGGAAATACCACCAGCAACACGTCATCCTCCACACATCACGTGTCAAAGGCCATGCTGGATGGATTCCAGCACAACACATAGTTGCTCAGAATCATAATCATTGATCTACCCAAGCTCAGAAAAATGTGAATCCTGTTTTaggttggattttttttccttcaggaCTTTGGGAGCTTTAATATAGTCTGCCGCCGACTGCCTGACGAGATTACAGGCGAAGTGTACTTCTGCTTACTGACCTTCAACCAGCTCCTGTCTCCTGTTCACTCTGTGGCCACAGGCTCTATCCTCatctcttttttcttcactgtctcctcctcctcagaaacAGAGAGTGCAGTGCAGGAAAAGGGAGAAAGCCAGGATTACGTAGCATTAGAGGGGTGTTTGTGGGTTTAAAATAGAACGATCAAGAGTGCACACACgtctgttacacacacattctaTGTATTGCAGAGTTATCTGAACCCTTTGATATTCTTCAAATCAGGACCTTTTCTCATATTTAAGACATGACATCTCATATTTTGTCACAGATAAAGAAGATATTATGAAGGAAAAGCCTTTGCATTTAGGTTCAAAGACCTGTTCATGATGCCACAAAGCCATTTCCAAAATATCTGTCCAGGTAAGACAATCACACAGAGCAGATTTTATCCACCATGATATTAGGAAAGTGAAGATTAGTGTGTAGCAGAGCACTGGAACCTCTGCTGGATGGTGGGTCATATTACACAACAGTTCGGTGGCATTTAAATGTCAAAGTTCTCGCATTACTGGACCGGACTACGTCAGAGAATAGGCAACtgcatatttttcttcttttctttttttttcttttacagataTTTAATCATTCTGAGCATGATACAAAATCTGAGAAATAAATACCCCACATTCATACAAGTTACTGTGAAGCAATGTAATGTCTTTTGCTCAGCacatgttgatttgtttttgtgtaataCCTCTTTAATCAGAATAGATTGGTCCCAGATTTTAGGACTACAGGGCATGTAGACCTAGCCAGGTCTGAGGTAGCATACTAAATCACCAAGAATTAACAGGAATTAAAACAACAGTCTTTTATAAgacaatttaaatgtaaaaaaaacaaaatagcaaTCACATATGGGTGGAGGTGGACACAAAAATATGAACTTTACAGTCTGATGCAATCCATTACAAGACCACCTCCAATGTGacacagttttaaaaacattgtgtgCTTCACTAATGTTACATTTAGTGCAAGGTTATTGTAATGGATTGCTCTAAATGTGTGTAGTGTTCACATTATTGTGTCCACCTGCTTAAATAATTCACAGTCTGTCTCAGCCAGCCTAAATTCATTATCAGCTGCCTTAAAAATACCTCTAAGGTGAGGACAGGGTTGGGACATGGTCTTATGAAATTTGATTAGGAATGTGTGCAGACTGAAAGCAAACTGACTTTCAGTATTAGGTGATTGTTGACGCAACACTTTGGAAAAATATGGCACGTGTGAATCTTTGCTACGAAAACTACGTCCATTCATGTTTCCTTGAGAGACATTTATGTAGTATCCGGGATAACATGAGGACAGTGCAAAACAGTAGAGGCCGTATGTCCAGTATGATAGTCCCCTTTTCTATGGCAGGTCCAGCATGCCATTTTCCTCCAGGGTTTTCTGCGTCCTGTCGTAAACCTCTCCAATGGCCTGAACCACTCTTCTCAGCAATGtgctcagctcctcctggttctgcacacacaccagtctgAAGAAGAAACCCCGCTCTGGCATGGCAATGAAGGCCAGCTCGGCAGCCCTGCGGACCAACCAGGTGTGGTGGTTCGCCAGGGTGTTCTGGTAGGCCTCACGACACAGCTCTGAGGGGCTCCTGAGCCGGCCGGCCACCGGTGTCTCAGCCAGCTTCTCCAGGAAGAGCTTCAGCCAGAGCAGAGCGCGGTGCAGGCGCAGAAGAGTCCGACATCCAGAGTCTGTCTGGTGGTGGAAGTCCACCACTCCTCGGTTCAACTCCACCTGGATCATGGAGCGCACAGAGTGGTAAGCACCAGAGTGCTGAGATTCCTCCAGCTTATTCTCTGTCCCAGTCTCTTTGCTCACAGTCTTTATAGGCTGTGCATCTGGACCCAACTCTGCTTCAGGGCTCTCTTCTGCCAACAGGGCCAGCTGGCGGATAATAGAGGTCTTGGTTTCTATCTCTTTAGATATCAGTCCCACCATCGGGCCTAGAGCCTCCATAAACCTGGAGGAGTAACACAGAACAGGATGAATCATCTTACAGAGTCCAGGTGATGCCATGGACCATAAATGACTTCATTCTTTTAGTGGCTGTaaataaatctctctctctcactgtacTCCTGCTTTATCTGATAATCTTACCTCACAAGCTCATCCCAGCTGGACAGATACGGCTGCAGCAGCACGTCAGAGGTGTAGGCCGGAGCAGCCAGCAGGTGggagagcagcagtgacacCTGGAAGGTCTGACCAGGGCACCCCTCCAGGACCTGCGGGCCCTCAGCCCCATCAGCCCCACTGCTGTTGTACAGCTGGTGAAGCTGACAGTGGGGGGATGGGAGGTGTGCGGGCGTGGGGGCAATTGAtgaggacaaagaaagagagaatgtgGAAGTGATTCATCGCATTCAAATTGGCCATCTGCTTCACAAAATCAACCCTATGGAGGAAATGTAATAAGTGATGGGCTGCATGTGTTCTTACCGTATTCACCCCATTATAACCTTTTAAACAAGAGTCCCAGTGATAATCCAAACCTCCGTCTGCAGTGAGACATTTTAAAGAGAAACAGGAGAACAATTCATTTTTGTTCGCAGAGCCTTTCCCACTGAGAGAGACTTTGTTCCAACCATAAGGACTCTCTGAGCTGTGTGTGAATTTatcatatcaaaataaaatatttatagaaTTGCATTTCCATATTCAATCAGACTCACCTTGAAAGTACAATAACTGACAATTTGATAACTAATAACTGATATTTCTTGGTCACTTGGGAGTAGCAAAGTTGTGAAAACCACCTTTTTAGGCAGGCTAATATGCTAACTTGGTAGCAAACAGTTTCTCATTTAGCAGTTAGCATTAGCACTCCTttggagctgtgtttgtgtccacctaatatatttacagtaagtgcaatatttactcttttttagctctgtttttgttcaccaccacctcctctgtcattttagcTGCTTTGcctgtctgttgtttggtgctTAGTCAGTAGTGTACtttgggtttttaaaaaaaatagccaCCTACTAAAGCTGAACACCGACAGAGtggtgagagtgagtgaaacTCACTATAAGGCCCCATAAAGCAAAGCcagtgataattctctgtaggttctTCACCACAAGTGACCCCttttacattgttttcacaGTCAATTGATGCATTGTTATAATAAGAATATCAATTATAGCTATTAGATAGATTAGCATATGTTCTTTAAGCAATAACAAGCATCGTTATCATGTGACAGCTATGTTATCCTGTCAACACGGGTAACTGATTATGAAAAGGCTGACTCTAGCTGTTCTCACATTCTTGATTAATTCCAGTTTTAATTACACAGCACAAAGGCGAGCATTCTTCGGGGAGCAAATAACATTCGTCTGACAGCAGAtcatcagaatcaggtttattacCAAGTagttttacacataaaaataatttgttttgttgttttggagcaGAACAATAAGTCTTAAAATGTTGAGTTTTCATTCCTTTTTAGCTCGTTCCAGCCTGCAAAGCAAAGTTTGTCATGACTAGCACGTCTTGTTCAGTCCAGTTGTGGTATATGCCAGAGTGACGTTAGTTTACTGAAGCCAAACTATTCCTCAGACTCATTTGGAAACTGGCAACATTACCTCAGAGGCCTCTGCAGGTCTGCAGACCACACATTAGGAGTCAGTGTGTCCAGCTACCTTACAAGCAAAAGCCACAACAGCTTCCAGTGATGTTGCTCACAAATTGGGTGTGTGACTGCAGCACCCAGTCACAAATTCAACGAGTCATCAACGGAAACACCCCAAAACATCAGCCTCCAAATAGCCTCTGGAAGGCTCTCCTGAACTACAACAGCTGTCAGAAATGTATCTCTAACTTGGCAGTGACCCACTGTGTTTGTTGCCAAAAACGTCATGAGGGATGAGAAGTAATGTCACTGCAGACTATGAGCTGTAAGTTTCCTAATTGCGTTACAATAAGGAAGCAGAGCTGGTTGTTCCTGCTTCCATCTGAAAACCTTTCAGCTCAGTTTGCACTTTGGAATCTGACTCACTCTCTCTGAAGTCTCTGACCCGTTGATTTAATCCAGGCTAGAGAAAAAGATCACATGGTCCCGACTGAACATTGTTTCGCTACTTACCAGTTTCTTTCAATTGTTTTCACCCATATAAATATATGctgtatatataaaatgtttcttgtcttttggATTTAACAGGAAGGTTAATTATTTTATACTATTACTATTAACTAAATGatacttttttccttttttcttatGCGCTGCACATGATACTGTCACACTATAATTATCAGCCGAGCAAAGATACAGTTGAATATTTGTGTAGACTTATTCAAATAGACAAAGATTCCTTTGTCTACAAAATAACATCACGTGTAAAAGTCCTGTATTTGGGCAACACTTTATCTGATGTGGCTAAAAACAGCTCAAATTCtttgaaaatgccatttttttGTCACCTGAGATTGACATAGTAATGTCATATCACTGTTTAAGCTGTTTTGGAGTGtaaagagagagcaaaaagtGGTGCGACCACCATGCTTGATTTTGCAGCCACCGGACCATGTGACACATTCCTGACCTGAGCAGATGCATTTCAAACAAGGGAGGGATTGTATAGATTAATACTACATcacagaaagcacacacacacacacacacacatacagagagagggagaaatactCACGGAGCCACAGGGAGCCGAGGAACAGCAGCAGGACTAAGATAGCTGCAGCAGCCTTGCTCTTAACACCCATACTGAAATCCAGTTTTGGGTCTGCCAGTCCTTTTCTGttccttctctttgtctctatCTTTTCATTCCTCTGTGTTTCACATGAGTCCTTGTCCCCTTGCACTGGCTGTCACCACAATTACTCTACTGGACCCCTGCCTCTGACCCCCGTCCCCTGTCCTCTCAAATCTGTCATACTCTTCTTAAATAAAAAGTTCTCCCAGCCATTTTACCTCTATCAATGTTTAACTCTATTCTACAACTGCTGTTTTCACCTCATTGCACTATTACAGCTCAGCCTGttcttgctctttctttttGG
This window of the Pempheris klunzingeri isolate RE-2024b chromosome 14, fPemKlu1.hap1, whole genome shotgun sequence genome carries:
- the gltpd2b gene encoding glycolipid transfer protein domain-containing protein 2; its protein translation is MGVKSKAAAAILVLLLFLGSLWLHGGLDYHWDSCLKGYNGVNTLHQLYNSSGADGAEGPQVLEGCPGQTFQVSLLLSHLLAAPAYTSDVLLQPYLSSWDELVRFMEALGPMVGLISKEIETKTSIIRQLALLAEESPEAELGPDAQPIKTVSKETGTENKLEESQHSGAYHSVRSMIQVELNRGVVDFHHQTDSGCRTLLRLHRALLWLKLFLEKLAETPVAGRLRSPSELCREAYQNTLANHHTWLVRRAAELAFIAMPERGFFFRLVCVQNQEELSTLLRRVVQAIGEVYDRTQKTLEENGMLDLP